In Sordaria macrospora chromosome 5, complete sequence, a single window of DNA contains:
- a CDS encoding mitochondrial 54S ribosomal protein uL30m: MSFFRITLHRSAIGLPKRTNGVLAALGLRRRNQTVFHPVEPQFAGMLMKVKELVKVEEVPVRLTKRELKDERKFDTGFVVEKQVRRFVPGRGVVEEVDFTQVVETLKAQKVENVEGVEKMVVEGGGVVARDGKRAKDLGVRTRADWELIGKTRHAVPKVKAL; the protein is encoded by the coding sequence ATGTCATTCTTCCGCATAACCCTCCACCGCAGCGCCATCGGCCTGCCCAAGCGCACCAACGGCGTCCTGGCCGCCCTCGgtctccgccgccgcaaccAAACCGTCTTCCACCCGGTGGAGCCTCAATTCGCCGGCATGCTGATGAAAGTCAAGGAGCTGGTcaaggtggaagaagtgCCCGTACGCCTGACCAAGCGCGAGCTGAAGGACGAGCGCAAGTTCGACACCGGGTTCGTGGTGGAGAAGCAGGTGAGGCGGTTCGTTCCCGGCAGGGgcgtggtggaggaggttgattTCACCCAGGTTGTTGAGACCCTGAAGGCGCAGAAGGTCGAGAACGTCGAGGgcgtggagaagatggttgttgagggcggtggtgttgttgcgaGGGATGGCAAGAGGGCGAAGGATTTGGGTGTCAGGACGAGGGCTGATTGGGAGCTTATTGGCAAGACGAGGCACGCGGTACCTAAGGTTAAGGCTCTTTAA